The genomic interval TCCGGCTGAACGAAAGGTCGAGCGTTTTGGCCAGCGTGCTGATCATCAGCGTCTTGGCGAGCCCCGGCACGCCTTCGAGCAAAACGTGACCCTGGCTAAAGAGCCCGATCAGGATCTCCTCGATCACATCTTGCTGTCCGACAATGATTTTCCCCAGCTCCTGGGCGATCTTTTCTTTGGCCTCGTTCAATCGTCCGGCGTCGGCCGGGCTGATTCCCTGAGTGTCGGCCGCGTCGTCTGCGGACATTCAATATCCTAAATTTTGGCAACAGGTCGATTCAAAACACATGATGATTTGCCCGCTGAGGGGCGCCACGGAAGTCCCCAGGATACCACGGCGGCACGTTTTTGGCGTGGTCAACCCTGCCGCAAGGCAGCCATCCGGTACGAATCGGCCCTGAAAATGGTTTCCGCAGCGGTTTTTGTACCCCAAAAGAGCGTCCAGCGGATTGTAACCGCGGGGCCAGACATGTCCTCTGATGGGCCTACCGTTTGCCACCAAATGCAGCCAAGGCGGCAGCTGCGTCCTGACGTTGCAACAAGTGAATCGAGCGTGAATCCGGATCCAGGCACGTTTCGTGCAGCGTCTCATCGTTCATGCTGGCCAACCCCCGGTAGCGGCGTTTGGAGTACGCAATCCCCTTGGCATCCAACGCGTCGCGAAGTTTGTGGTAGTGCTCGTCCGTGTAAGCGTGCAGCGTGTCACTGTACCCACGCGCCGAAATCTCAAACAGCGGTGGCTGAACCACCGCCAAACGGTTGGCATCGATCAGGGGACGCAGCATCCGGTCAAAGAAAATCAGCATCAACGCACCGCAATGAATCCCGTCGGCGTCCGGGTCGAACAACAAGATCACGCGTTGATAACGCATCGCGGTCAAATCAAACGCGTCGCCCCAGCCTGTCCCCAACGCTTCGACCAGCTTGGTAAAAAGCTGGTTCTTTTCGATCGATTTCACGCTCGCCTTGGCCGCATTCATCGGCTTTCCCTGCATCGGCAGGACGGCTTGAAAGCGGCTGTCACGAACCCGCGCCACGGTCTTGGACGCCGAGTCACCCTCCACCAGAAACAACTCCGCACCGCTGTCGCCGCCGTGCAGTTCACAGTCCACGAGTTTCGTCGGTCGAACAATGAAGGTCATAAGGCCGAGTGGTGGGGCGAGTGGCGAAATCAAATGCGATGCACAAAGATTAAACCATCCCGTTTGACAAATCAGGTCACCACACTACCGTTTCTCATTGTCGCTCGACTTTTCAAGTCGATGACGCTGATTATTGTCGCTCGACTTTCCAAGTCGATGGCGGGCGGAACCGTTTCACTCGCCAACGCCATACGCGTCCGCAGCGGAATCCGTCGGTAGTGCTTTTCACGTCACCCATGTCGATGACGTTCAGTGATGACTCTGAGCGTTGACGCTATCGACTTGGAAAGCCGAGCGACGATGAGTCGTGTGACGGAAACCTGTTGTTTTCAGACAGAATCGATTCTCCGTCTCTCCCACCCAACCAAGATCCAACCGTGCCACTCATCGAATCACCTTGTACCGGCGTTTGCACGTTGAACACCGTCGGCGTTTGCCAAGGTTGCGGGCGCACCCGCGGAGAAATCGGAGCGTGGTCCGTTTGCAGCTCCAAAGAGCAACGCGAGATCGTCCATGCTGCTCGACAGCGTTTGAACGGCATCAAACAGGAGCCACAAACCACTCTCGATCAACGAGACACTTGACCCCGCACG from Stieleria varia carries:
- a CDS encoding toprim domain-containing protein; translated protein: MTFIVRPTKLVDCELHGGDSGAELFLVEGDSASKTVARVRDSRFQAVLPMQGKPMNAAKASVKSIEKNQLFTKLVEALGTGWGDAFDLTAMRYQRVILLFDPDADGIHCGALMLIFFDRMLRPLIDANRLAVVQPPLFEISARGYSDTLHAYTDEHYHKLRDALDAKGIAYSKRRYRGLASMNDETLHETCLDPDSRSIHLLQRQDAAAALAAFGGKR
- a CDS encoding DUF1289 domain-containing protein, translated to MPLIESPCTGVCTLNTVGVCQGCGRTRGEIGAWSVCSSKEQREIVHAARQRLNGIKQEPQTTLDQRDT